A stretch of Microscilla marina ATCC 23134 DNA encodes these proteins:
- a CDS encoding DUF6046 domain-containing protein, with product MTYDLNQLYQRAFGRFIVYPGLTKPGKLVESYTPSALLGKGKKQSLLSTPIMMPLKLDDYAFPLEPLIEVSTSKSIVINQMVNAETNVLEDMGLDNFKLTIRGFLVSEQPGSAPLDELRKLMKLIKKRSSLKVNNELLSAFGIRELAILSARFGDPEGGIEFKPYTLECISDEAVELRLNQDKAAPFTDTSQLPEDSR from the coding sequence ATGACCTACGACTTAAACCAATTGTACCAAAGAGCCTTCGGGCGTTTTATCGTGTACCCAGGATTAACTAAGCCAGGCAAGCTGGTAGAAAGCTATACTCCTTCGGCACTTTTGGGCAAGGGTAAAAAACAAAGCTTGTTGAGCACCCCTATTATGATGCCGCTCAAGCTGGATGATTATGCTTTTCCTTTGGAGCCGCTCATTGAGGTAAGTACCTCTAAGTCCATTGTGATCAACCAAATGGTGAATGCCGAAACCAATGTACTGGAGGATATGGGGCTGGACAATTTTAAACTTACCATCCGGGGCTTTTTGGTAAGTGAGCAGCCAGGCAGTGCTCCGCTGGATGAACTACGCAAACTAATGAAACTGATAAAAAAACGCAGCAGCCTCAAGGTAAACAATGAACTCCTGAGCGCCTTTGGCATTCGGGAGCTTGCCATCTTGTCGGCGCGCTTTGGCGACCCCGAAGGGGGCATTGAGTTTAAGCCTTACACGCTGGAATGTATTTCAGACGAGGCAGTGGAGTTGAGGCTCAATCAAGATAAAGCGGCTCCTTTTACTGATACCAGTCAGCTTCCTGAAGATTCAAGATAA
- a CDS encoding DNA cytosine methyltransferase has product MRHASLFSGMGGFDLAAERMGWVNVFTVENNPFCQTILRHYWPDTTHYEDIRQTNFTPHYGQIDLLTGGFPCQPFSQAGKRRGINDDRYLWPEMLRAIREIRPTWVLGENVAGIASMVLQPRVTHLESGANAEGETIHRTMEAEAVIHRICEDFEALGYSVQPMVIPACAIEAPHRRDRVWFLAYTHRSAARSSRTGGTPQGNGSQNHDEPNGRRATPQQYTRLCHVSFAAAHPHYPGTRQPLYPYPQRQTAEQRWQEQLQFEPGQNGSNETVVRCQPKWRYTYPAPRQDYRFRPNWQTQSPVCGGDDGFPAPVDGITIPRLRNESIKGYGNAVVVPLAIEIFRGIEGVENTL; this is encoded by the coding sequence ATGAGACACGCCAGCCTCTTTAGTGGTATGGGCGGCTTCGATTTGGCTGCCGAAAGGATGGGCTGGGTTAATGTTTTCACCGTAGAAAACAACCCCTTTTGTCAAACCATTCTCCGCCACTATTGGCCAGACACCACCCACTATGAAGACATCAGACAAACCAACTTTACCCCCCACTACGGACAAATCGACCTCCTTACCGGAGGGTTTCCCTGCCAGCCATTCAGCCAGGCCGGAAAACGCAGAGGAATTAACGACGACCGTTACCTCTGGCCAGAAATGCTTCGCGCTATACGAGAAATCAGACCCACTTGGGTGCTGGGTGAAAATGTTGCTGGAATCGCCTCGATGGTACTCCAGCCGCGTGTTACTCACCTGGAAAGCGGGGCCAATGCTGAGGGCGAAACAATACACCGAACAATGGAAGCCGAAGCCGTTATCCACCGAATATGTGAAGACTTCGAAGCACTCGGCTATAGCGTCCAACCGATGGTTATTCCGGCTTGTGCCATCGAAGCGCCCCACCGAAGAGACCGGGTCTGGTTTTTGGCCTACACCCACCGTAGTGCAGCGCGATCATCCCGAACGGGTGGCACGCCTCAAGGAAATGGGAGCCAAAACCATGACGAGCCGAATGGCAGGCGAGCTACGCCCCAACAGTATACTAGACTATGCCATGTTTCATTCGCTGCTGCCCACCCCCACTACCCAGGAACCAGGCAGCCTCTGTACCCTTACCCCCAACGGCAGACGGCAGAGCAAAGATGGCAAGAACAGCTACAGTTTGAACCTGGGCAGAATGGCAGCAATGAAACTGTTGTCCGTTGCCAACCTAAATGGAGATATACCTACCCTGCCCCAAGGCAAGACTACAGGTTCCGCCCCAATTGGCAAACTCAATCCCCGGTTTGTGGCGGAGATGATGGGTTTCCCGCCCCTGTGGACGGAATTACCATTCCTCGCCTCCGAAACGAGTCGATCAAAGGCTACGGAAACGCGGTAGTGGTGCCGCTGGCCATAGAGATTTTTCGGGGGATTGAGGGGGTGGAGAATACATTGTAA
- a CDS encoding IPT/TIG domain-containing protein: MRLIQKQLPLLLAALFLFTVGCKKKEEDPQQPAQTSLSTFIPTSVDFTSVTLKGSILTVGDGGITDHGFVWGETASPDLNSAGKHSLGAKTEAGAFEHAVTGLTEGKTYHVRAYATDAQGTVYGEDKSFTTTNSPTITEFTPTEAGQGDTITIKGTNFNATTAETSIKFGTTAATTILSVSETEIKVVVPAGVTEGANKITASIKGLDAASTTDFTYLLGTWTQKKDFQGGARITGISFSIGTKGYIGLGRSASGFSSTLDDLWEYDPANDTWTQKANYPGGKRSAAVSFVIQNIAFVGLGRDETSTDKNDFWQYKPADNTWAQFTDFGGTSSYPNQVGFSVGGKGYVAKTNSTDLWEVDLGVWTKKNALPTSKIQETFVVGNVAYIFSTDNKLWKYDATNDSWTSLKDFTGKFFNKGVVANGKVYFGDNGTSNYVIWEYNPTNDVWNKKRGLDGLVSKPSYSEFFSINDKVYIRVGDFTGKTFWEFDPTK; the protein is encoded by the coding sequence ATGCGATTAATCCAAAAACAATTGCCTTTGCTGTTGGCAGCCTTATTTTTATTCACTGTTGGTTGTAAGAAAAAAGAGGAAGACCCTCAACAACCTGCCCAGACGAGCCTGAGTACTTTTATTCCTACTTCGGTAGATTTTACATCGGTCACCCTCAAGGGAAGCATTTTGACGGTAGGGGATGGAGGCATTACCGACCACGGTTTTGTCTGGGGTGAAACAGCCAGTCCTGACCTCAACTCGGCGGGCAAGCATTCGCTGGGAGCAAAAACCGAAGCAGGGGCATTTGAGCACGCCGTGACTGGTCTTACTGAGGGCAAAACCTACCACGTGCGCGCCTACGCCACCGATGCTCAAGGAACGGTGTATGGCGAAGACAAATCTTTTACCACTACCAACAGCCCCACCATTACTGAGTTTACCCCCACCGAAGCTGGCCAAGGCGATACCATCACTATCAAGGGTACCAACTTTAACGCCACCACCGCCGAAACAAGCATTAAATTTGGCACTACCGCCGCTACTACCATACTGAGCGTAAGCGAAACTGAAATAAAAGTAGTGGTACCTGCTGGGGTAACCGAAGGCGCTAATAAAATCACTGCCAGTATCAAGGGATTGGACGCTGCTTCTACCACTGATTTTACTTATTTGTTGGGTACTTGGACACAGAAAAAGGATTTTCAGGGAGGTGCCAGGATCACTGGTATTAGTTTTAGTATAGGCACAAAGGGGTATATTGGCTTAGGAAGATCAGCTTCTGGGTTTTCCAGTACTTTAGATGATTTATGGGAGTATGACCCCGCTAATGACACTTGGACTCAAAAAGCCAATTATCCTGGTGGAAAAAGATCGGCAGCAGTATCTTTTGTTATTCAGAATATTGCTTTTGTCGGTTTGGGAAGGGATGAGACTTCAACTGATAAAAATGACTTTTGGCAGTACAAGCCTGCTGATAACACTTGGGCTCAGTTTACTGATTTTGGGGGTACATCATCTTATCCCAATCAAGTAGGTTTTTCTGTTGGAGGCAAAGGTTATGTAGCTAAGACAAACTCTACCGATTTGTGGGAGGTTGATTTAGGTGTTTGGACAAAGAAGAATGCCTTACCAACGTCTAAAATTCAAGAAACTTTTGTGGTTGGTAATGTTGCTTATATATTTTCAACAGATAATAAGCTGTGGAAGTATGATGCAACGAATGATTCTTGGACATCTCTTAAAGATTTTACTGGTAAGTTTTTTAACAAAGGTGTTGTGGCAAATGGTAAGGTATACTTTGGAGATAACGGGACGAGTAACTATGTAATTTGGGAGTATAACCCTACTAATGATGTTTGGAATAAGAAAAGGGGCTTAGATGGTCTAGTTAGTAAACCCAGTTATTCTGAGTTTTTTAGTATAAATGATAAAGTTTATATAAGAGTAGGCGATTTTACTGGTAAGACTTTTTGGGAATTTGACCCTACCAAATAA
- a CDS encoding leucine-rich repeat domain-containing protein — MNTHANNPDLKEKFLQLLHSPDEVNIKLAFEMGKSMPELDLQQYLNDYLVLWRCFFDKNLRSPVKTRHIAALNQPKLEVISTRLDYLPAQIKHLQNLQNLALFANQLNQLPPEIGDLQNLRDLYIGNNQVTALPSTIIKLQNLKVLSASLNQFRYLPQEIFELKKLRTLHLPYNQIESLPAELGKLEALQELNLNRNNLTFLPIEIKQLPALKYLNVAQNPIPQKELNKISSWLPHCTIHIN; from the coding sequence ATGAATACTCATGCTAACAATCCCGATCTTAAGGAAAAGTTTTTACAACTACTACATTCACCCGATGAAGTCAATATAAAACTTGCTTTCGAAATGGGCAAAAGTATGCCTGAACTTGATTTACAACAGTACTTGAATGACTATTTGGTTTTATGGAGATGTTTTTTTGATAAAAACTTAAGGAGCCCTGTTAAAACCAGACATATTGCAGCACTTAATCAACCTAAGCTAGAAGTAATCTCCACTCGTTTAGATTACCTCCCAGCGCAAATCAAACACCTTCAAAATTTGCAAAATTTGGCTTTATTCGCTAATCAACTCAATCAATTGCCACCAGAAATAGGTGATTTACAAAACTTAAGGGACTTGTATATAGGTAACAACCAAGTAACAGCTTTACCATCAACAATAATTAAGTTGCAAAACCTGAAAGTGTTATCTGCCAGTCTTAATCAATTTCGTTACCTGCCTCAAGAAATCTTTGAGTTAAAAAAACTACGTACATTGCACTTACCCTATAATCAAATAGAGTCTTTACCAGCAGAGCTTGGAAAGTTAGAGGCACTTCAGGAATTAAACCTGAACCGGAATAACCTAACTTTCCTACCCATAGAAATTAAGCAATTACCTGCCTTGAAGTATTTAAATGTAGCTCAAAATCCTATTCCGCAAAAAGAACTAAATAAAATAAGTTCTTGGCTTCCTCATTGTACTATCCATATAAACTAA
- a CDS encoding T9SS type A sorting domain-containing protein translates to MKFTITTFRHFITFFLLSVGIQFTAQAQIAGNITVTNSGIGASESYTIVFNGENKLPGVSKGHFYPDPLVQDGGCEYTAEVTTLSDYDAGVLYDQTVVPLNTNECSNRVFAFRWTPQLMHEPEIDNNTVCSGSSFTLDLDMGDNDKIDQYHWQQSTDGGATWVDAAHTSGGTAYTTTPSLVINAPTVVSAQNILYRARGFRYGKLVAPAGPALPVYVSQAAPDSYASAQSATWVPTETIPLKINGVTVGAINVTHSTCASVGNGKINVTFNQNVVGNYYYSLADGNFVVYSVPGGNQPVFNSSDLPSSSWPTSVQNIANPSSNEFFNGLVSRDYTLAIENVIGGQRYCFEKYLINIKSPAPVTLTEQTTQRRDPSCIGAADGQIVLTAGGGAAAQSSDYEYTLLKYRNGALVETRPNLSTGSHTFGGLDAADYHFEIRESGCGANTLVTLPNPGSITLSNPPTTVATSAVASPIVCEGGTGSIGVSFTQGNESGTYTIEAYKDGASTAHATANGITHASGGHTFTGLPAGSYTFALRHSCSSGGNYDITTPQTLTNLVPVAGTLAGIKQTGSTHTISCKGGSDGRLGVKVTTGNAIAPNTAYTLVLKQGGVVVNAPTFIGFGTTSLTGVTVGDSVVFTGLTEGAYSVEISQNNCPQPAKVLGSVTLTAPETLTATITPVLRFATYHVTCADGEDGQIRVENVTGGNGSYSIELNENGSKIATQTGTSALFTGLRPVNFQGGSINYSIRVVDSKTCEYISLPIQLQAPSVLTTTLTPERVTCKGESNGSIAATIGGGVKPYTIQWLDGTGTPITGEITLGATEGTATLDNRPAGAYTLRVKDSKGCHNFVTGGWYETTTTIDEPAVAFAFEVASFTVDSVSCHGGNDGRLSLAVAGGWGGYTYSKDGTNFQASAAFSGFAAGDHTLYARDGENCTISTTVTIKEPLPLTLTQQQITHVSCQGGYNGEYIFEAKGGNDAGTQPYTILVNGAPYAETDWYDWTSQGKIALRGLAAGSYTIKATDHKGCQQTLSFTITEPAQLEANITSITTATCGLPNGSATVVATGGTMPYSYTWKKYEATLGTLKTWSTSASLTNAEGGAYEMIVTDALGCSVTQVVQLSNADAATVTNQNIVPVSCAEAKDGKATFSVSGDFPIQVSWVNSSETGQIAWQDATTLELSGLAKGYHDFQTQDAKGCIRFERVLVPGPEPLLITRQTSGDPTCHNGTNGGLAIAISGGTEPYQIAWDQGLTAGATSFNNLGAGTYTVVVTDAQGCTRQAAFVLQNPLPISVDLGIGSTVCAGQSVTLKPTIPAGNTIATYAWTSASGNFSSSEPQVTVNTADTYFLTVTTTAGCSGSGEYKLANSANAFEADFLMPSDAVVGDTVVLIEICRPAPTTLFWDIEGLDQDVFLLESTVTNPKQNLLVPKEGTYTVRLYASLGGCQDVFERQVTVVKPEGKRFAQSGKAGQKITAQVSPNPVTGGKVNIGVSLAQAAPVSVEIFNISSGNRWRYPQPIKGSGKTDYHWSLRIPEMTQGVYVVRVQTPTSQKMLKVVVK, encoded by the coding sequence ATGAAATTTACAATTACGACATTCAGGCACTTTATCACCTTTTTTTTACTCTCCGTGGGCATTCAGTTCACTGCCCAAGCCCAAATTGCGGGCAATATTACCGTTACTAATTCCGGCATAGGTGCCTCTGAATCTTATACTATAGTGTTCAATGGAGAAAATAAGCTACCCGGAGTTTCTAAAGGGCATTTCTACCCTGACCCTTTGGTGCAAGACGGAGGGTGTGAGTATACTGCCGAAGTAACCACCCTTTCCGATTACGATGCTGGAGTACTTTATGATCAAACTGTAGTACCGCTCAATACCAATGAGTGTAGCAACCGGGTATTTGCTTTTAGGTGGACGCCTCAATTAATGCATGAGCCCGAAATTGATAACAACACGGTGTGTTCAGGGAGCAGTTTTACCTTGGACTTAGATATGGGAGACAATGATAAGATTGACCAATATCACTGGCAACAATCTACCGATGGCGGAGCTACTTGGGTAGATGCTGCCCATACCAGCGGAGGGACAGCTTATACGACTACGCCCTCTTTGGTGATCAATGCGCCAACGGTGGTGAGTGCACAAAATATCCTTTACCGGGCAAGGGGTTTCCGTTATGGTAAGTTGGTGGCTCCCGCTGGACCTGCTTTGCCTGTGTATGTTTCTCAAGCAGCCCCTGACTCTTACGCTAGTGCTCAAAGTGCGACTTGGGTGCCTACTGAAACGATTCCACTTAAGATCAATGGAGTGACTGTGGGGGCAATCAATGTTACTCACAGCACTTGTGCTAGTGTAGGCAATGGTAAAATTAATGTAACTTTTAATCAAAATGTAGTAGGTAATTATTATTATAGTTTAGCCGATGGTAACTTTGTTGTATATAGTGTGCCAGGAGGGAATCAACCAGTTTTTAATTCTTCTGATTTGCCTAGTAGTTCATGGCCAACTTCTGTACAGAATATTGCAAATCCATCTTCTAATGAGTTTTTTAATGGTTTGGTTTCAAGAGACTATACCCTGGCAATAGAAAATGTAATTGGAGGTCAACGCTATTGTTTTGAAAAATACCTTATCAATATCAAATCCCCCGCTCCAGTTACCTTGACTGAACAAACCACCCAAAGACGCGACCCCAGTTGCATTGGCGCGGCTGATGGGCAAATTGTACTCACCGCAGGTGGGGGAGCTGCTGCGCAATCCAGTGATTATGAATACACCTTGCTCAAATACCGCAACGGTGCTTTGGTAGAAACCCGCCCCAACCTGTCAACGGGCAGCCATACCTTTGGTGGGCTCGATGCGGCAGACTACCATTTTGAAATTAGAGAATCAGGTTGCGGAGCCAACACTTTGGTTACTTTGCCCAACCCTGGGTCCATTACCTTATCCAATCCGCCTACTACGGTGGCTACTTCTGCTGTAGCAAGCCCCATTGTGTGCGAAGGAGGCACGGGTAGTATCGGAGTGAGTTTTACCCAAGGCAACGAGAGTGGTACCTATACTATAGAAGCCTACAAAGACGGGGCAAGCACTGCCCACGCCACCGCTAACGGCATTACCCATGCTTCGGGAGGACACACTTTTACTGGCTTGCCCGCAGGCAGTTACACCTTTGCCCTCCGTCATTCGTGCAGTAGTGGAGGCAACTACGACATTACCACTCCTCAAACCTTGACCAACTTGGTCCCCGTGGCGGGTACCTTGGCGGGGATCAAACAAACGGGCAGTACTCACACCATTTCCTGTAAAGGTGGCAGCGATGGAAGACTGGGTGTTAAAGTAACCACAGGCAACGCCATCGCTCCCAATACCGCTTATACTTTGGTACTCAAACAAGGAGGAGTGGTGGTCAATGCTCCTACTTTTATAGGTTTTGGTACCACTTCACTTACCGGGGTCACCGTAGGCGACTCAGTAGTATTCACCGGACTTACCGAAGGGGCGTACAGCGTAGAAATCAGCCAAAACAATTGCCCCCAACCTGCCAAGGTCTTGGGCAGTGTGACCCTCACCGCCCCGGAAACTTTGACGGCAACGATTACCCCAGTACTCCGTTTTGCTACCTACCACGTCACCTGTGCCGATGGTGAAGACGGACAAATCAGGGTGGAAAATGTGACGGGAGGCAACGGCAGTTACAGCATAGAACTCAACGAAAACGGCTCCAAGATAGCCACCCAAACGGGTACTTCGGCTTTGTTTACGGGTTTACGCCCGGTAAACTTCCAGGGGGGAAGCATCAATTACAGCATTCGGGTAGTAGACAGTAAAACTTGCGAATATATCAGTCTTCCCATTCAACTACAGGCACCCTCCGTGCTCACTACCACGCTTACTCCTGAGCGGGTCACTTGTAAAGGTGAAAGCAACGGAAGCATTGCTGCTACCATTGGTGGTGGAGTCAAGCCCTACACCATTCAATGGCTAGACGGGACGGGCACCCCCATTACCGGAGAAATTACTTTGGGAGCGACTGAAGGCACGGCTACTTTGGATAACCGCCCGGCGGGTGCCTACACGCTCCGGGTAAAAGACAGCAAAGGTTGCCACAATTTTGTGACCGGGGGCTGGTATGAAACAACTACCACCATAGACGAACCTGCGGTGGCTTTTGCCTTTGAGGTCGCTTCTTTTACAGTAGATTCAGTGTCTTGTCACGGGGGCAACGATGGTCGTTTGAGCCTGGCGGTAGCCGGGGGCTGGGGTGGCTATACCTATTCCAAAGACGGCACTAACTTCCAGGCATCAGCGGCTTTTAGTGGCTTTGCCGCAGGAGATCACACCCTGTACGCCCGTGACGGTGAAAACTGTACAATCAGCACCACCGTCACCATTAAAGAACCATTGCCGCTTACGCTGACTCAGCAGCAAATTACCCACGTCAGTTGTCAGGGAGGCTACAACGGGGAATATATTTTTGAAGCCAAAGGGGGCAACGATGCGGGCACCCAGCCTTATACCATCTTAGTCAATGGGGCACCCTATGCCGAAACCGACTGGTACGATTGGACAAGCCAAGGCAAGATTGCCTTGCGGGGTTTGGCAGCGGGGAGTTATACCATAAAGGCGACTGATCACAAGGGTTGCCAGCAAACCTTGAGTTTTACCATTACTGAACCCGCTCAGCTGGAAGCCAACATTACGAGTATCACCACGGCTACCTGTGGTTTGCCCAACGGCAGCGCAACGGTGGTAGCGACCGGAGGCACGATGCCTTATAGTTACACCTGGAAAAAATACGAAGCAACCTTGGGCACCTTAAAAACCTGGAGTACTTCGGCAAGCCTGACGAATGCCGAAGGAGGCGCCTATGAAATGATTGTAACCGATGCCTTGGGTTGTTCGGTGACCCAGGTGGTGCAGTTATCCAACGCCGATGCTGCTACGGTGACCAACCAAAACATTGTCCCGGTGAGCTGTGCCGAAGCCAAAGATGGCAAGGCTACTTTCAGCGTTTCGGGTGACTTTCCTATCCAGGTGAGCTGGGTCAATAGCAGCGAAACCGGGCAGATTGCCTGGCAAGACGCGACTACCCTAGAGCTCAGTGGTCTAGCCAAGGGTTACCACGATTTTCAGACCCAGGACGCCAAGGGTTGTATCCGTTTCGAGCGGGTGCTGGTGCCGGGTCCCGAACCTTTGCTCATTACCCGTCAAACGAGCGGGGACCCTACTTGCCACAACGGAACCAATGGCGGTTTAGCAATTGCCATCAGCGGAGGTACCGAACCTTACCAAATTGCCTGGGACCAGGGGCTAACTGCGGGAGCCACTTCTTTTAACAACCTAGGTGCGGGCACCTACACCGTAGTAGTGACCGATGCTCAGGGTTGTACTCGACAGGCAGCTTTTGTGCTCCAAAATCCCCTGCCAATCAGCGTAGACCTGGGGATAGGCAGCACGGTATGCGCCGGGCAAAGTGTGACCTTAAAACCGACCATTCCGGCGGGCAACACCATTGCCACCTACGCCTGGACTTCGGCGAGTGGCAACTTTAGCAGCAGCGAGCCCCAGGTGACCGTAAACACGGCGGATACCTATTTCCTGACCGTGACTACCACCGCAGGTTGCAGTGGCAGCGGCGAGTACAAGTTGGCAAACTCGGCGAACGCTTTCGAAGCTGATTTTCTAATGCCTTCCGATGCGGTGGTAGGCGATACGGTGGTGCTCATTGAGATTTGCCGCCCGGCACCTACCACTCTGTTTTGGGACATCGAGGGGCTCGATCAAGACGTGTTTTTGTTGGAAAGTACCGTGACCAACCCTAAGCAAAATTTACTTGTTCCCAAAGAAGGAACTTACACGGTGCGTTTGTATGCCTCGCTAGGGGGTTGCCAAGACGTGTTCGAACGCCAGGTAACGGTGGTGAAACCCGAAGGGAAGCGTTTTGCCCAGTCAGGCAAAGCAGGTCAAAAGATTACTGCCCAGGTATCACCCAACCCGGTGACTGGTGGCAAGGTAAATATTGGGGTCTCTTTGGCGCAAGCTGCCCCAGTATCGGTAGAGATTTTCAATATTTCTTCGGGCAACCGTTGGCGTTACCCGCAACCGATCAAAGGCAGTGGAAAAACCGACTACCATTGGTCACTCCGCATTCCCGAAATGACCCAGGGGGTCTACGTGGTGAGGGTGCAAACCCCCACCAGCCAGAAAATGCTGAAGGTGGTGGTGAAGTAA